From the Acidobacteriota bacterium genome, one window contains:
- a CDS encoding transketolase, whose product MARIDDLQKIAARLRIHSLRMTTAAGSGHPSTCLSAADLAAALFFSEMRWNVHSPTDPANDEFVLSKGHAAPLLWAAYAEAGLIPEDSLLDLRKINSNLEGHPTPRMPWVKAATGSLGQGLSVGAGMALAQRLDKSPARTFVLLGDGECAEGQVWEAAAAAANWKLRNLVAIVDVNRLGQSDPTMHQHDLAALARKFRAFGWNAIVFDGHRMARVLAAFEKARRAAKPTVLLARTIKGKGVSFIEDRNGWHGKPLKADDLARALAEIGPMPEIDSQRLVRKPKPVRKRMTFVAQGLPRTSYTDKAATRLAYGNALLALGRIDPSVVAIDGDVKNSTYADKFFEAFPNRSFQGYIAEQNMIGAGMGLAAKGYIPFMATFAAFLTRAHDQVRMAAYSFSNIKVCGSHVGVSIGEDGPSQMGLEDLAMFRPIPGCVVLYPSDAVSAEACVEAVAAHQGLCYIRTSRPATPILYPAGETFPIGGSKVLRKSGGDAVTVIAAGITVHEAVKACETLKKEDIGLRLIDAYSVAPLDRETIAREVAETGGRAIVVEDHYPAGGLGEAVAAALAGRATLVHLCVRELPRSGKPDELLERFGISASHIVRAAKELIGR is encoded by the coding sequence ATGGCCAGAATCGACGACCTCCAGAAGATAGCCGCCCGCCTTCGCATCCACAGCCTGCGCATGACCACCGCGGCCGGCTCGGGCCACCCCTCGACCTGCCTGTCCGCGGCCGACCTGGCCGCCGCCCTCTTCTTCTCCGAGATGCGCTGGAACGTCCATAGCCCGACCGACCCGGCCAACGACGAGTTCGTCCTGTCCAAGGGCCACGCCGCGCCGCTCCTCTGGGCCGCCTATGCCGAAGCTGGCCTCATCCCGGAGGACAGCCTGCTCGATCTGCGCAAGATCAACAGCAACCTCGAGGGCCACCCGACGCCGCGGATGCCCTGGGTCAAGGCGGCCACCGGCTCGCTCGGCCAGGGGCTGTCCGTCGGTGCCGGCATGGCCCTGGCCCAGCGGCTCGACAAGTCGCCCGCCCGCACGTTCGTGCTGCTCGGCGACGGCGAGTGCGCCGAGGGCCAGGTCTGGGAAGCGGCCGCGGCCGCGGCCAACTGGAAGCTCCGCAACCTCGTGGCCATCGTCGATGTCAACCGCCTCGGCCAGTCCGACCCGACCATGCACCAGCATGACTTGGCCGCCCTGGCCCGCAAGTTCCGGGCCTTCGGCTGGAACGCGATCGTCTTCGACGGCCACCGGATGGCCCGCGTCCTGGCCGCCTTCGAGAAGGCCCGCCGGGCGGCCAAGCCGACCGTCCTTCTGGCCCGGACGATCAAGGGCAAGGGCGTGAGCTTCATCGAGGACAGGAACGGCTGGCACGGCAAGCCGCTCAAAGCCGACGATCTCGCCCGGGCCCTGGCCGAGATCGGCCCGATGCCCGAGATCGACTCCCAGCGCCTCGTCCGCAAGCCGAAACCCGTCCGCAAGAGGATGACGTTCGTCGCCCAGGGCCTGCCCCGGACCTCGTACACGGACAAGGCGGCCACCCGGCTGGCCTACGGCAATGCCCTGCTCGCCCTGGGCCGCATCGATCCCTCGGTCGTGGCGATCGACGGCGACGTCAAGAACTCGACCTACGCCGATAAGTTCTTCGAGGCCTTCCCGAACCGGTCCTTCCAGGGCTACATCGCCGAGCAGAACATGATCGGCGCGGGCATGGGCCTGGCGGCCAAGGGCTACATCCCGTTCATGGCCACGTTCGCCGCCTTCCTGACCCGGGCCCACGACCAGGTCCGCATGGCCGCCTACTCGTTCTCCAACATCAAGGTCTGCGGCTCCCACGTCGGGGTCAGCATCGGCGAGGACGGGCCTTCGCAGATGGGGCTCGAGGACCTGGCCATGTTCCGGCCCATCCCGGGCTGCGTCGTCCTTTATCCGAGCGACGCGGTCTCGGCGGAGGCCTGCGTCGAGGCCGTGGCGGCCCACCAGGGCCTGTGCTATATCCGGACCTCGCGGCCGGCCACGCCCATCCTCTACCCGGCCGGCGAGACATTTCCGATCGGCGGCTCCAAGGTCCTGCGCAAGTCCGGGGGCGACGCCGTCACGGTCATCGCCGCAGGGATCACCGTCCACGAGGCCGTCAAGGCCTGCGAGACGCTCAAGAAGGAAGACATCGGCCTGCGCCTGATCGACGCCTATTCCGTCGCCCCGCTGGACAGGGAGACGATCGCCCGCGAGGTGGCGGAGACCGGCGGCCGGGCGATCGTCGTCGAGGACCATTACCCCGCCGGCGGGCTGGGCGAGGCCGTGGCTGCGGCCCTGGCAGGCCGGGCGACCCTGGTCCACCTTTGCGTCCGCGAGCTGCCGCGCTCGGGCAAGCCGGACGAGCTCCTGGAACGGTTCGGCATCAGCGCCTCGCATATCGTCCGCGCCGCCAAGGAGCTCATCGGCCGTTGA
- a CDS encoding thermonuclease family protein, with the protein MSIRRPVPPVLAAAAIAAALFLALPRAAAPVDGRETLRGTVTTVYDGDTIRVRLAGSADEKVRLIGIDSPELDDGREAVRMMAFLAKRFAFSRLYQAEVELLPGPEARDAYGRLLAFVRLAGGEMFNVTLVREGYAFAFLKFPFDESLRKELKAAEAQARRDGRGLWRKEPYPVVGAGEAGRREGEILTVRFLCLRSVKRGSFRLLEADGADFDAAIPADVFRSLPGPLDFEGRTVEATGLVETYKGRPQIVIGVPVQLKRLGAKETR; encoded by the coding sequence TTGAGCATCCGCCGCCCCGTCCCGCCCGTCCTGGCCGCGGCGGCCATCGCCGCCGCGCTGTTCCTGGCTTTGCCCCGGGCGGCCGCCCCGGTCGACGGCCGGGAGACGCTCCGGGGCACGGTCACGACGGTCTATGACGGGGACACGATCAGGGTCCGGCTGGCCGGGAGCGCCGACGAGAAGGTCCGCCTGATCGGGATCGATTCGCCCGAGCTCGACGACGGGCGCGAGGCCGTCCGGATGATGGCCTTCCTGGCCAAGCGTTTCGCCTTCTCCCGGCTCTATCAGGCCGAGGTCGAGCTCCTGCCCGGTCCCGAGGCGAGGGACGCCTATGGCCGCCTGCTGGCCTTCGTCCGCCTGGCCGGCGGGGAGATGTTCAACGTGACGCTGGTCCGGGAGGGCTATGCCTTCGCCTTCCTCAAGTTCCCCTTCGACGAGTCCCTGCGGAAGGAGCTGAAGGCGGCCGAGGCCCAGGCCCGCCGGGACGGCCGCGGCCTGTGGCGGAAGGAGCCCTATCCCGTGGTCGGGGCGGGGGAGGCCGGCCGGCGCGAAGGCGAGATCCTGACCGTCCGTTTCCTCTGCCTGCGCTCGGTCAAGCGGGGCAGCTTTCGCCTGCTCGAGGCCGACGGCGCGGACTTCGACGCGGCCATCCCGGCCGACGTCTTCCGGTCGCTTCCCGGCCCGCTCGACTTCGAGGGCCGGACCGTCGAGGCGACCGGCCTGGTCGAAACCTACAAAGGACGGCCGCAGATCGTGATCGGCGTGCCCGTCCAGCTCAAGCGCCTCGGCGCGAAGGAGACCCGATGA
- a CDS encoding FAD-binding oxidoreductase, translating into MSSMITPAVRAEIEAAVGAANAFSDPDKACDYGHDEFSLKEIAHEPDVVVRPRTTAEVAAVVRIANAHGIPVTPRGGATGLCGGCVPVRGGIVLSLERMARVLEVDADNQMAVTEAGVRLSDFSKAVEEAGLYFPPHPGDESAMMGGLAATNAGGSRAVKYGTIRTYVRGLELVTPAGDIIELGGKLEKSSTGYNLMHLVIGSEGTLGVITRLTLHLMARPGIMRSLVVPFEALEPALETVPLIMKRGIVPLAVEFLEIEPIIITEEHLRKKWPTRLGKTHLLVILDASTGEEMDRLSQAVAEVCCEKGAIDVFIADTPSKQDEVLAIRSMIYDAIKAGTVEILDIAVPRAEVAGHVRKVREVAAKYDIWLPTFGHAADGNVHTHIMKARYENGAMAPVPESEWRPKTDPVRQELFRDCKARGGVISGEHGIGLVKKPYLSMVLDERQIALMRGIKRAFDPNGIMNPGKIFD; encoded by the coding sequence ATGAGCTCGATGATCACCCCGGCCGTCCGGGCCGAGATCGAGGCCGCCGTCGGGGCGGCCAACGCCTTTTCGGACCCGGACAAGGCCTGCGATTACGGGCACGACGAGTTCTCGCTGAAGGAGATCGCCCACGAGCCGGACGTCGTCGTCCGGCCGAGGACGACCGCCGAGGTCGCGGCCGTCGTCCGGATCGCCAACGCCCACGGCATCCCCGTGACGCCGCGGGGAGGCGCGACCGGCCTCTGCGGCGGCTGCGTCCCCGTCCGGGGCGGCATCGTCCTGTCGCTCGAGCGGATGGCCCGCGTCCTCGAGGTCGACGCCGACAACCAGATGGCCGTCACCGAGGCCGGCGTCCGCCTGTCCGACTTCAGCAAGGCGGTCGAGGAGGCCGGGCTCTATTTCCCGCCGCACCCCGGCGACGAGAGCGCCATGATGGGCGGCCTGGCCGCCACCAACGCCGGCGGCAGCCGGGCGGTCAAGTACGGCACGATCCGCACCTACGTCCGAGGCCTCGAGCTGGTCACCCCGGCGGGCGACATCATCGAGCTCGGCGGCAAGCTCGAGAAATCGAGCACCGGCTACAACCTCATGCACCTGGTCATCGGCTCGGAAGGGACGCTCGGCGTCATCACCAGGCTCACACTGCACCTGATGGCCAGGCCGGGGATCATGCGCTCGCTGGTCGTGCCCTTCGAGGCCCTCGAGCCGGCCCTGGAGACCGTGCCGCTGATCATGAAGCGCGGCATCGTTCCGCTGGCCGTCGAGTTCCTGGAGATCGAGCCGATCATCATCACCGAGGAACACCTGCGCAAGAAATGGCCGACCAGGCTCGGCAAGACGCACCTCCTGGTCATCCTCGACGCCTCGACCGGCGAGGAGATGGACCGCCTGTCCCAGGCCGTGGCCGAGGTCTGCTGTGAGAAGGGAGCCATCGACGTCTTCATCGCCGACACCCCCAGCAAGCAGGACGAGGTCCTGGCCATCCGCTCCATGATCTACGACGCCATCAAGGCCGGCACGGTCGAGATCCTCGATATCGCCGTGCCCCGGGCCGAGGTGGCCGGCCACGTCCGCAAGGTCCGGGAGGTCGCGGCCAAGTACGACATCTGGCTGCCGACCTTCGGCCACGCCGCGGACGGCAACGTCCACACCCATATCATGAAGGCCCGCTACGAGAACGGGGCCATGGCGCCCGTGCCGGAGAGCGAGTGGCGGCCCAAGACCGATCCGGTCCGCCAGGAGCTCTTCCGCGACTGCAAGGCCCGCGGCGGGGTCATCTCGGGCGAACACGGCATCGGCCTGGTCAAGAAGCCGTACCTGTCCATGGTCCTCGACGAGCGCCAGATCGCCCTCATGCGCGGCATCAAGAGGGCCTTCGACCCGAACGGGATCATGAACCCGGGAAAGATCTTCGACTAG
- a CDS encoding ACT domain-containing protein encodes MVERITEIYVILENKPSQLGDLCSFLAENEINIDAIGVFHDTAKLVVQQLNKAVKLLTKLNYTTELRDVLKVDLENRPGSLAEITTKLGDEGVNIEYCYGTLSHKGNGVSVIMDVSNIEKASQILGA; translated from the coding sequence ATGGTCGAACGCATCACCGAGATCTACGTCATCCTGGAGAACAAACCGTCCCAGCTGGGGGACCTCTGCAGTTTCCTGGCCGAGAACGAGATCAACATCGACGCCATCGGCGTCTTCCACGACACGGCCAAGCTGGTCGTCCAGCAGCTCAACAAGGCCGTCAAGCTCCTGACCAAGCTCAACTACACGACCGAGCTGCGCGACGTGCTCAAGGTCGATCTCGAGAACAGGCCGGGCTCGCTGGCCGAGATCACGACCAAGCTCGGCGACGAGGGCGTCAACATCGAGTATTGCTACGGCACGCTGTCCCACAAGGGCAACGGCGTCTCGGTCATCATGGACGTCTCGAACATCGAGAAGGCCAGCCAGATCCTAGGGGCCTGA
- a CDS encoding aminoacetone oxidase family FAD-binding enzyme has product MADTYDLAVVGAGAAGLTAAISARRRGASAAVLERLPSPGRKILASGGGRCNLLNDSLAGSSFTSTDPALVASVLERFGRREIRDFFTGLGLRLQADEKGRVYPATNQAASVLKVLELEVRRLGAPVETGFAVGRIEPRAADFRLRAADGRVVESRAVILAGGGKCYPALGSDGSCHGLAASFGHRIVAPVPSAVPLLVKDRLCHLLQGQRLQVRVEGRIAGRAAGTAEGELLFTQYGLSGTAALDISEGLSIALNREGRRDVSVVVDLLPDLSARDLEAELARRCAAGWETRNILSGLLPEKFGPLVPQLAGAAREEGGAPGAAGRLAAALKKMEFPVQGTRGWNEAEFTAGGVDAREVKPGTLESKLRRGLYLAGEVLDVQGGRGGFNLAWAWASGFVAGLTE; this is encoded by the coding sequence ATGGCGGACACGTATGACCTGGCCGTCGTCGGCGCCGGCGCGGCCGGCCTGACCGCGGCCATCAGCGCCAGGCGCCGCGGGGCTTCCGCGGCGGTCCTGGAACGGCTGCCGTCCCCGGGCAGGAAGATCCTGGCCAGCGGCGGCGGCCGCTGCAATCTCCTCAACGACAGCCTCGCGGGGTCCTCGTTCACCTCTACGGACCCGGCCCTCGTCGCCTCGGTCCTGGAGCGGTTCGGCCGGCGGGAGATCCGGGACTTCTTCACCGGGCTCGGCCTGCGCCTCCAGGCCGACGAGAAGGGCCGCGTCTATCCGGCGACGAACCAGGCCGCCTCCGTGCTCAAGGTCCTCGAGCTCGAGGTCCGGCGGCTGGGCGCCCCGGTCGAGACCGGGTTCGCCGTCGGCCGGATCGAGCCCCGGGCCGCGGACTTCCGCCTCCGGGCCGCGGACGGCCGGGTTGTCGAGAGCCGGGCGGTCATACTGGCTGGGGGAGGGAAGTGCTATCCGGCCCTCGGCTCCGACGGCTCGTGCCACGGGCTGGCCGCCTCGTTCGGCCATCGCATCGTGGCGCCGGTCCCGAGCGCCGTGCCCCTGCTCGTCAAGGACCGCCTCTGCCATCTCCTCCAGGGCCAGCGCCTGCAGGTCCGCGTCGAAGGCCGGATCGCCGGCCGGGCCGCCGGGACGGCCGAAGGCGAGCTGCTCTTCACCCAGTACGGCCTCTCGGGCACGGCCGCCCTCGACATCAGCGAGGGCCTGTCGATCGCCCTGAACCGGGAGGGCCGGCGGGACGTCTCGGTCGTCGTCGATCTGCTGCCGGACCTGTCCGCCAGGGACCTCGAGGCCGAGCTGGCCCGGCGATGCGCGGCCGGATGGGAGACGCGGAACATCCTCTCCGGGCTCCTGCCGGAGAAGTTCGGCCCGCTCGTGCCGCAGCTGGCCGGCGCGGCCCGGGAAGAGGGCGGCGCGCCGGGAGCGGCCGGACGCCTGGCCGCGGCCCTGAAGAAGATGGAATTCCCGGTCCAGGGGACGCGCGGCTGGAACGAGGCCGAGTTCACCGCTGGCGGCGTGGATGCCCGCGAGGTGAAGCCCGGCACCCTCGAATCGAAGCTCCGGCGCGGCCTTTATCTCGCCGGCGAGGTCCTTGACGTTCAGGGCGGCCGCGGCGGGTTCAATCTGGCCTGGGCCTGGGCCTCCGGCTTCGTCGCCGGCCTGACGGAGTAG
- a CDS encoding M14 family metallopeptidase, translating to MKRSRPAAPVILVLAALALAAGTLAAQTQPDQFLGFRVGADRKLADYAQIKAYFEKLARESDRIKLFTIGESVEKRPIIMAAISTPANLAKLDRWKEITRKLRDPRTTSVEEARRLAREGKALVLITCSLHASEIGASQMSMELAYDLVTGKTFIDAGKALDDVILLLVPTHNPDGNQMVVDWYKKYVGTQYEGGNLPWLYHVYAGHDNNRDWYMFNLPETRAVTRVLYHDWLPQIHLDEHQQGSNGARLFVPPFMDPPLPNIQPSVWRGVNLIGTEMSYDLQKHDMSGIVNGRSYTAWWIGACDDTGWLHNVLSCLSEAASVRGATPVYIEPTEIQSEYFEKRMDFVDPWPGGWWRLRDIVDYELVLSQSLIKTAALHKEDLLFNFYRMYKNSVEQTDKGQPHAFVIPAVQRDYPTMLKMLEVLKTGGVEIHQARADFVAGGRFYTAGSFVVKTAQPYKTFAWALLDRQKYPDLRQYPGGPPIPPYDNAAWTLPLQMGVICDKIEEPFEAKLDKLDAVPYPKAPAQGRSGYFLLDARVNASYAMAMALLKDGAEVWRTRTRATVKGHDLQPGCFVVKNSAAVKKALPALAGKLGLAVLDVDDVSGLDQAPVKFPRIGLFQSWRGNADEGWTRYVFDDMGIPYKTLHNADIKGTKDQKPDLRAGFDVIVFADESANAIKGVRPGPGPGGAAPDSPMARMFRQMPVPPEYEGGIGQEGVDALKAFVEKGGRLVALNGASELAINEFGAPARNALAGLDRTKFFCPTSILRIAVDNETPIGYGMPREAAAMFVNSLAFDTFSPAYGWDRKVVASYPEDDVLLSGWLLGEEYLTRKAAVVDAKDKDGRIILIGVRCQNRAQSHGTYKFLLNALLYPET from the coding sequence GTGAAGAGATCCCGCCCCGCCGCCCCGGTCATCCTCGTTCTGGCCGCCCTGGCCCTGGCCGCCGGAACGCTCGCCGCCCAGACCCAGCCCGATCAGTTCCTCGGCTTCAGGGTCGGCGCGGACCGCAAGCTGGCCGACTATGCCCAGATCAAGGCCTACTTCGAGAAGCTGGCCCGGGAGTCGGACAGGATCAAGCTGTTCACGATCGGCGAGTCCGTTGAGAAGCGGCCGATCATCATGGCCGCCATCTCCACGCCCGCCAACCTGGCCAAGTTAGACCGCTGGAAAGAGATCACCCGCAAGCTGCGCGACCCCCGGACGACGTCAGTGGAGGAGGCCCGCCGGCTGGCCAGGGAAGGCAAGGCCCTCGTGCTCATCACCTGCTCCCTTCACGCCAGCGAGATCGGCGCCTCCCAGATGTCGATGGAGCTGGCCTACGATCTCGTCACCGGCAAGACCTTCATCGACGCCGGAAAGGCCCTCGATGACGTCATCCTCCTGCTCGTGCCGACCCACAACCCGGACGGCAACCAGATGGTCGTCGATTGGTACAAGAAATATGTCGGGACGCAATACGAGGGCGGCAACCTGCCCTGGCTCTACCACGTCTACGCCGGCCACGACAACAACCGCGACTGGTATATGTTCAACCTGCCCGAGACCCGGGCGGTGACCCGGGTCCTCTACCACGACTGGCTGCCCCAGATCCACCTGGACGAGCACCAGCAGGGCTCGAACGGCGCCCGGCTCTTCGTCCCGCCGTTCATGGACCCGCCCCTGCCGAACATCCAGCCCTCGGTCTGGCGGGGGGTCAACCTCATCGGCACGGAAATGAGCTACGACCTCCAGAAGCACGACATGAGCGGCATCGTCAACGGCCGCTCGTACACCGCCTGGTGGATCGGGGCCTGCGACGACACCGGCTGGCTCCACAACGTCCTGAGCTGCCTCAGCGAAGCGGCCTCGGTCCGCGGCGCCACGCCCGTCTATATCGAGCCCACGGAGATCCAGTCGGAGTACTTCGAAAAGCGCATGGACTTCGTCGATCCCTGGCCGGGCGGCTGGTGGCGGCTGCGCGACATCGTCGACTACGAGCTCGTCCTGTCGCAGAGCCTGATCAAGACGGCGGCCCTCCACAAGGAGGACCTGCTCTTCAACTTCTACCGGATGTACAAGAACTCCGTCGAGCAGACGGACAAGGGCCAGCCCCACGCCTTCGTCATCCCGGCCGTCCAGCGCGACTACCCGACCATGCTCAAGATGCTCGAGGTCCTGAAGACGGGCGGCGTCGAGATCCACCAGGCCAGGGCCGACTTCGTCGCCGGCGGCCGCTTCTACACCGCCGGCTCGTTCGTGGTCAAGACGGCCCAGCCCTACAAGACCTTCGCCTGGGCCTTGCTCGACAGGCAGAAATACCCCGACCTGCGGCAGTACCCCGGCGGCCCGCCGATCCCGCCCTACGACAACGCCGCCTGGACCCTGCCCCTGCAGATGGGCGTCATCTGCGACAAGATCGAGGAGCCTTTCGAGGCCAAGCTCGACAAGCTCGACGCCGTCCCCTATCCCAAGGCGCCGGCCCAGGGCAGGAGCGGATATTTCCTCCTTGACGCCCGGGTCAACGCCTCCTACGCCATGGCCATGGCCCTGCTCAAGGACGGGGCCGAGGTCTGGCGGACGAGGACGCGGGCGACCGTCAAGGGGCACGACCTCCAGCCCGGCTGCTTCGTCGTCAAGAACTCGGCCGCGGTGAAGAAGGCCCTCCCGGCCCTGGCCGGGAAGCTCGGCCTGGCCGTGCTCGACGTCGATGATGTCTCCGGGCTCGACCAGGCGCCGGTCAAATTCCCGCGCATCGGGCTCTTCCAATCCTGGCGGGGCAATGCCGACGAGGGCTGGACCCGCTACGTCTTCGACGACATGGGCATCCCTTACAAGACGCTCCACAACGCCGACATCAAGGGGACGAAGGACCAGAAGCCCGACCTGCGGGCCGGCTTCGACGTCATCGTCTTCGCCGACGAGAGCGCCAACGCCATCAAGGGCGTGCGGCCGGGGCCCGGCCCCGGCGGCGCGGCCCCCGATTCGCCGATGGCCCGGATGTTCCGCCAGATGCCCGTCCCGCCCGAGTATGAAGGCGGCATCGGGCAGGAGGGCGTGGACGCCCTGAAGGCCTTCGTCGAGAAGGGCGGCCGGCTGGTCGCGCTCAACGGCGCTTCGGAGCTGGCCATAAACGAGTTCGGCGCCCCGGCCCGCAACGCCCTGGCGGGCCTCGACCGGACGAAGTTCTTCTGCCCGACCTCCATCCTCAGGATCGCGGTCGACAACGAGACGCCGATCGGCTACGGCATGCCTAGGGAGGCCGCGGCCATGTTCGTCAACAGCCTGGCCTTTGACACCTTCTCGCCGGCCTACGGCTGGGACCGCAAGGTCGTCGCTTCCTATCCCGAGGACGACGTGCTTTTGAGCGGCTGGCTCCTGGGCGAGGAATACCTGACCCGCAAGGCCGCCGTCGTCGACGCCAAGGACAAGGACGGCCGGATCATCCTCATCGGCGTCCGCTGCCAGAACCGGGCCCAGTCCCACGGGACGTACAAGTTCCTGCTGAACGCTCTCCTTTATCCGGAGACGTGA
- a CDS encoding zinc metallopeptidase: MKAVPKEDSTMFLGDPTFLLVIPALILSLYAQAKVRGAYAKYSQVIASSRLTGAQAAYQLLQAAGAGNVTIEKIPGDLTDHYDPRKKVLRLSQGVHDSPSIAALGIAAHETGHAIQDHAHYQPMALRSVIYPVANLGSTLAFPIFLVGLFFGGRTSTTLMDIGILLFAGAVAFTVVTLPVEFNASKRALALLGERQFLSPNELAGARQVLSAAALTYVASTAMAAVQLLRMFLLRSSRD; this comes from the coding sequence ATGAAAGCCGTTCCCAAGGAGGATTCGACCATGTTTCTCGGCGACCCGACCTTTCTTCTAGTCATCCCGGCCCTGATCCTTTCCCTTTACGCCCAGGCCAAGGTCAGGGGCGCCTACGCCAAGTACAGCCAGGTGATCGCCTCGTCGCGCCTCACCGGGGCCCAGGCCGCCTACCAGCTGCTGCAGGCGGCCGGAGCCGGCAACGTCACGATCGAGAAGATCCCCGGCGATCTGACCGATCACTACGATCCGCGGAAGAAGGTCCTCCGCCTCTCCCAGGGCGTCCACGACAGCCCTTCGATCGCCGCGCTCGGCATAGCCGCCCATGAGACGGGCCACGCCATCCAGGACCATGCGCATTACCAGCCGATGGCCTTGCGCTCGGTCATCTATCCCGTCGCCAACCTGGGCTCGACCCTGGCCTTCCCGATCTTCCTGGTCGGCTTGTTCTTCGGGGGCCGGACCTCGACGACGTTAATGGACATCGGCATCCTGCTCTTCGCCGGGGCCGTCGCCTTCACGGTCGTCACCCTGCCCGTCGAGTTCAACGCCTCGAAGAGGGCCCTGGCGCTCCTCGGCGAACGCCAGTTCCTGAGCCCGAACGAGCTGGCCGGGGCCAGGCAGGTGCTCAGCGCGGCGGCCCTGACCTACGTCGCGTCGACGGCCATGGCCGCGGTCCAGCTCCTGCGCATGTTCCTGCTGCGCTCGTCCCGAGACTAG
- a CDS encoding OmpA family protein has product MKRTVWSVVLATLILLPLALAAQETDAEGCKDYPLLGRMKGFVITECESNFDAVEFVVGDDKTEKLEGQKTFLAYGLMEGSKAPSELQIVRNYTNAVKAAGGAVVHEYEGYASMKIVKGASQVWVAVEVFNNATVYHLTILEIGEMAQEVTAGDMLAALNKDGRIALEIHFDTGQATIRPESQKIVGEIAALLKDNPGLRVSIEGHTDNTGTPQGNKTLSEERAKAVVAAVAALGVEGARLSAVGWGQDKPAADNATEEGRARNRRVEVVKK; this is encoded by the coding sequence ATGAAAAGAACTGTCTGGTCGGTGGTCCTGGCGACGCTCATCCTGCTTCCGCTTGCCCTGGCGGCTCAGGAAACGGACGCGGAGGGCTGCAAGGATTATCCCCTGCTGGGCCGGATGAAGGGATTCGTCATCACCGAGTGCGAGTCGAATTTCGACGCGGTCGAATTCGTCGTCGGCGATGACAAGACCGAGAAGCTCGAAGGGCAGAAGACGTTCCTGGCCTACGGCCTGATGGAGGGGTCCAAGGCGCCGTCCGAGCTGCAGATCGTCCGGAACTATACCAACGCCGTCAAGGCCGCCGGCGGCGCCGTCGTCCACGAATACGAGGGCTACGCCTCCATGAAGATCGTCAAGGGGGCGAGCCAGGTCTGGGTGGCCGTCGAAGTCTTCAACAACGCAACGGTCTATCACCTGACCATCCTCGAGATCGGCGAGATGGCCCAGGAGGTCACGGCCGGGGACATGCTGGCCGCCCTCAACAAGGACGGACGCATCGCCCTGGAGATCCATTTCGACACGGGCCAGGCCACCATCAGGCCTGAGTCGCAGAAGATCGTCGGCGAGATCGCCGCGCTTCTCAAGGACAATCCCGGCCTGCGGGTTTCGATCGAGGGGCACACGGACAACACGGGGACGCCGCAGGGCAACAAGACGCTCTCCGAGGAGAGGGCCAAGGCCGTCGTCGCGGCCGTCGCCGCCCTGGGCGTCGAGGGCGCGCGCCTGAGCGCCGTGGGCTGGGGCCAGGACAAGCCGGCCGCCGACAACGCAACCGAAGAAGGGCGGGCCAGGAACCGCCGGGTCGAGGTCGTCAAGAAGTAG
- a CDS encoding dihydrodipicolinate synthase family protein: protein MTKPIEGIYVALTTPFAGDRVAPERLRENIRRLNATAVAGFLVLGSTGESVSLTDAESLALVEAALDAAGPGKKVLVGTAREWTRGTIDFTASLPARGVAAVLVRPPCYFKPKMTREALRAHYLAVAEASPHPVIVYNMPANTGISLEPALVVDLARHPNIIGLKESSGSIAFLEEVVRQVPERFHYFVGSGHVIYPGLELGASGAVLAVANAAPEMCAEIFRLFKAGRKDQARELQLDLVPLNKALTETYGIAGLKHAQDLRGYYGGPTRLPLLPVDDAARAEIAALLRRLGLATS, encoded by the coding sequence ATGACCAAGCCCATCGAAGGCATCTATGTCGCGCTGACGACGCCGTTCGCCGGGGACAGGGTCGCGCCGGAGAGGCTCCGGGAGAACATTCGGCGGCTCAACGCCACGGCCGTCGCCGGCTTCCTCGTCCTCGGCTCGACCGGGGAAAGCGTGTCCCTGACGGACGCCGAATCGCTCGCGCTCGTCGAGGCCGCCCTGGACGCGGCCGGCCCAGGGAAGAAAGTCCTCGTCGGCACGGCCCGCGAATGGACAAGGGGGACGATCGACTTCACGGCCAGTCTCCCGGCCCGCGGCGTGGCCGCAGTCCTGGTGCGTCCGCCGTGCTACTTCAAGCCCAAGATGACCCGGGAGGCCCTCCGGGCCCATTACCTGGCCGTGGCCGAGGCCAGCCCCCACCCCGTCATCGTCTACAACATGCCGGCCAACACGGGCATCTCTCTCGAACCCGCCCTGGTGGTCGATCTGGCCAGGCACCCGAACATCATCGGGCTCAAGGAGAGCTCGGGCAGCATCGCTTTCCTGGAAGAGGTCGTCCGCCAGGTCCCGGAACGGTTCCATTATTTCGTCGGCTCGGGCCACGTTATCTATCCGGGCCTCGAGCTGGGCGCCTCCGGGGCCGTCCTGGCCGTGGCCAACGCGGCGCCGGAGATGTGCGCCGAGATCTTCCGGCTGTTCAAGGCCGGCAGGAAGGACCAGGCCCGCGAGCTTCAGCTCGACCTCGTTCCCCTGAACAAGGCGCTCACGGAGACCTACGGCATCGCCGGCCTCAAGCACGCCCAGGATCTGCGGGGATATTACGGCGGCCCGACCCGCCTGCCCCTGCTCCCGGTCGACGACGCGGCCCGGGCGGAGATCGCCGCCCTGCTGCGGCGGCTCGGGCTCGCTACTTCTTGA